In [Leptolyngbya] sp. PCC 7376, a genomic segment contains:
- a CDS encoding ATP-binding protein, whose protein sequence is MHEIQQEHSPQEPLAASSQVIGSEFFDDFAAIFKASQAIASCLETDELLWQLSKIFLKFSHCDRCGVFLCGQLDENSTSLQLKAIATPKKITLCAIAIEAVEDFPIQLIDHVKETQQTQIISQKQKAPVQDPYLEKYQSSNVLCLPLLLENRMIKGLIYLEHQTKDSIWNEHDLETLDLLGKQGAIALANAYSYEQEKRNSYFLKEQFLELKKREVLELAGVRPDKVQERLAFLIKQNPIGIVEWSTSYKIMGWNPAAEKIFGYDAVEMLGHHAEQILPEEVRPLVAKVMSDIMQDRGGYYSLNQNIRKNGTVITCEWFNTPLRDHDDNIIGVLSMVQDITEREQIQASILQKTTQLERALQELQKAQLQLVQSEKMSTLGNLVAGIAHEINNPTGFIKGNISHAQNYVNDLLGLIDFLVERCPDDDKEVEIELEVIELDFVREDLLKLLDSMNLGVDRIRNISDGLRTFSRKDRINKVNFNVHDGINSTLLILKHRTKGNEERPKIQIETAYNDIPTIECFPGQLNQVFMNLLANAIDAFDEINQGRSFKEIEADPNRITIETAECSEHIQIKIQDNACGMKPETQQRIFEQGFTTKEVGKGTGLGMAIAHQIITEKHNGSITCDSQLGEGTIFTIELPILGI, encoded by the coding sequence ATGCACGAAATCCAACAGGAACACTCACCGCAAGAACCACTTGCCGCTTCTTCTCAAGTTATAGGCAGTGAATTTTTCGACGATTTCGCGGCGATCTTCAAGGCTTCTCAAGCAATTGCAAGCTGTCTAGAGACCGATGAGTTGCTATGGCAACTGTCCAAGATTTTCCTGAAATTTTCTCATTGTGATCGCTGCGGTGTTTTCCTATGTGGGCAGTTAGACGAAAATTCGACATCATTACAACTTAAGGCGATCGCCACTCCTAAGAAAATTACGCTTTGTGCGATCGCCATTGAAGCAGTCGAAGATTTTCCGATTCAGCTTATCGATCACGTCAAAGAAACACAGCAAACTCAAATCATTTCTCAAAAGCAGAAAGCTCCAGTTCAAGATCCTTATTTGGAGAAGTACCAGTCAAGTAATGTACTTTGTCTGCCATTACTACTTGAAAATAGAATGATCAAAGGTTTGATTTACCTGGAACATCAGACCAAGGATTCCATCTGGAATGAGCATGACTTAGAGACCTTGGATTTGCTGGGTAAACAAGGGGCGATCGCTTTAGCAAATGCATATTCTTACGAACAAGAAAAACGCAATAGCTATTTCCTGAAAGAGCAGTTTTTAGAGCTAAAAAAAAGAGAAGTACTTGAACTGGCTGGGGTGAGGCCAGATAAAGTCCAAGAAAGATTGGCCTTTTTGATTAAACAAAATCCAATTGGGATTGTCGAATGGAGTACTAGCTACAAGATCATGGGTTGGAATCCGGCCGCAGAAAAAATCTTTGGTTATGATGCGGTAGAAATGCTTGGACACCATGCTGAACAGATTCTTCCAGAAGAAGTGCGGCCTCTTGTTGCGAAGGTGATGTCAGACATCATGCAGGATCGAGGTGGCTACTATAGCCTGAATCAAAATATCCGTAAGAATGGCACTGTCATTACCTGTGAATGGTTTAATACACCTCTCCGAGACCATGACGATAATATTATTGGTGTTTTGTCGATGGTGCAGGATATTACCGAGCGCGAACAGATCCAGGCTTCCATTCTTCAAAAAACAACGCAGTTAGAGCGGGCATTACAAGAATTGCAAAAGGCTCAATTGCAACTTGTCCAAAGTGAGAAAATGTCAACATTGGGTAATCTTGTGGCTGGCATTGCTCATGAAATCAATAATCCCACTGGTTTTATTAAAGGCAATATTTCTCATGCTCAAAACTATGTCAACGATCTTTTAGGACTAATTGATTTTCTAGTCGAGCGATGCCCTGATGATGATAAAGAGGTTGAAATAGAATTAGAAGTAATAGAGCTTGACTTTGTCCGAGAAGATTTATTGAAACTGTTAGATTCAATGAATCTTGGTGTCGATCGAATTCGAAATATTAGTGATGGCCTCAGAACTTTTTCACGAAAAGATCGTATTAACAAAGTTAATTTCAATGTACATGACGGCATCAATAGTACATTACTCATCCTGAAACACCGTACTAAAGGCAATGAAGAGCGGCCTAAAATTCAAATTGAAACTGCGTATAACGACATACCAACAATTGAATGTTTCCCGGGTCAACTGAATCAAGTGTTCATGAATTTGTTGGCCAATGCTATCGATGCATTTGACGAAATAAATCAAGGTCGTTCGTTTAAAGAGATAGAAGCTGACCCAAATCGGATCACGATTGAAACGGCAGAATGTTCAGAGCATATTCAAATCAAGATTCAAGATAATGCTTGTGGCATGAAACCCGAAACTCAGCAGCGAATTTTTGAGCAAGGCTTTACAACCAAAGAAGTTGGTAAAGGTACAGGTCTAGGGATGGCGATCGCCCATCAAATCATTACAGAAAAACATAATGGCAGCATCACCTGTGACTCCCAACTTGGAGAAGGCACAATATTTACTATTGAACTCCCCATCTTAGGAATATAA
- a CDS encoding DIP1984 family protein, producing MKLAEALILRADSQTKISQLRQRLVNVAKVQEGEIPSEDPQDLLRELNESFKQLETLIQQINRTNSQANFGEDLTLSDALAKRDVLSMRRKMLNALVEAASSLQSRYSRSEIKMCSTIDIAETQKQIDRLAKQYRELDTKIQAMNWQIDLLE from the coding sequence ATGAAACTCGCTGAAGCATTAATCCTCCGTGCTGATAGCCAAACAAAAATCTCACAGTTGCGACAACGCTTGGTCAATGTTGCGAAAGTCCAAGAGGGAGAAATCCCTTCAGAAGACCCTCAAGATTTACTACGCGAACTAAACGAGTCTTTTAAACAGCTAGAAACATTAATCCAGCAGATTAATCGCACTAATTCCCAAGCAAATTTTGGCGAAGATTTAACATTATCAGATGCTTTAGCAAAACGGGATGTTTTATCGATGCGGCGGAAAATGCTAAATGCATTAGTAGAGGCAGCATCATCTCTCCAAAGTCGCTATAGTCGTTCAGAAATCAAAATGTGTAGCACTATTGATATCGCTGAAACCCAAAAACAAATTGACAGATTAGCAAAGCAATATCGAGAACTTGACACAAAAATTCAGGCCATGAATTGGCAGATAGATTTATTAGAATAA
- the fmt gene encoding methionyl-tRNA formyltransferase, producing MLKVVFFGTPQFAVPYLERLLDHSGIQVIGVVTQPDKRRGRGSKLIPSAVKKVAIARDLPVWQPKRIKKASETLAELEALDADIFAVVAYGQILSKRILEMPRLGCVNGHGSLLPKYRGAAPIQWSIVNSEPETGMTTMLMDEGMDTGAMLLKAVTPITLWMNAHDLAVQLASSGAELLVETLLKLEKNEIKPEAQDHDAATYAPLITKEDFILDWQQSAIALHNKVRGFYPGCVSTFRGQKLKVLDTVPITPECFEAYPAEFEALKTVSPDKGNVGQVVAIVKKLGAIVQTGNGLILLKQVQPAGKKAQSGWDFVNGQRIELGEIIGDSN from the coding sequence ATGCTAAAAGTTGTCTTTTTTGGCACTCCACAATTTGCCGTCCCATACCTAGAACGTTTACTAGATCATTCCGGGATTCAAGTGATTGGAGTAGTAACACAACCAGATAAGCGACGGGGCAGAGGCAGTAAGCTCATTCCTTCTGCTGTAAAAAAGGTGGCGATCGCCCGTGATTTACCGGTATGGCAACCGAAACGCATTAAAAAAGCTTCCGAGACATTAGCTGAGCTGGAAGCTTTAGATGCAGATATTTTTGCGGTCGTGGCCTATGGTCAAATTCTCTCGAAGCGGATTTTGGAGATGCCGCGTCTCGGTTGTGTCAATGGTCATGGTTCTCTGTTACCGAAATATCGTGGTGCAGCACCAATTCAATGGAGCATTGTCAATAGCGAACCAGAAACAGGCATGACCACAATGCTAATGGATGAGGGGATGGACACAGGTGCAATGCTACTTAAGGCAGTTACACCGATTACTCTCTGGATGAATGCTCATGATTTAGCGGTTCAGCTCGCTTCTTCTGGTGCGGAATTGCTGGTCGAAACCCTACTGAAATTAGAGAAAAACGAAATTAAACCAGAAGCTCAAGATCATGATGCAGCAACGTATGCACCCTTAATCACAAAAGAGGATTTTATTCTAGATTGGCAACAGTCGGCGATCGCCCTTCACAATAAAGTAAGGGGTTTTTATCCTGGTTGCGTTTCTACATTTCGAGGTCAAAAATTGAAGGTACTAGATACAGTACCCATTACACCGGAATGTTTTGAGGCATACCCTGCGGAATTTGAAGCACTAAAAACAGTGTCTCCGGATAAAGGCAATGTAGGGCAAGTCGTGGCAATTGTTAAAAAGCTTGGTGCAATTGTCCAAACGGGGAATGGATTAATCTTGCTTAAACAAGTACAACCTGCTGGGAAAAAAGCCCAATCAGGTTGGGATTTTGTTAATGGACAACGCATTGAACTAGGTGAAATTATCGGCGATTCAAACTAG
- a CDS encoding PrsW family intramembrane metalloprotease gives MFAEVFKHHSDEEIEECLTIGVSNNVSKIEKVETEYPQPWLFSRAFLGSGILYLLFLFGWLQFQNIYLIPGLIIVGSFTIPLATLVFFFELNIRKNISLYQVAKLFFAGGTLAILSSLFLFSIVDGFGLDVLGASIAGVIEEPGKLMALILVANNKKYPYILNGLLFGAAIGAGFAAFESAGYAFSIFLGSFYESLQEHYFDLAWISNAMLENITIRGLLAPFSHIVWTSISSAAIWKIKRNNKFKASMLNQSTFMKVFMASVILHMLWNSGFRLLGIDWLMQIAIGLVGWSIVFGIVNEGLVQIKRIKYPRAAYLKNKQRRDELTKKQSQDT, from the coding sequence ATGTTTGCGGAGGTTTTCAAGCATCACTCAGATGAAGAAATAGAAGAATGTTTAACTATCGGAGTGAGTAATAATGTTTCTAAAATCGAAAAAGTTGAAACTGAGTACCCGCAACCATGGTTATTTTCCCGTGCATTCCTCGGAAGTGGGATTTTATATCTTTTATTTTTGTTTGGATGGTTGCAATTTCAAAATATCTATTTAATTCCAGGTTTGATTATTGTTGGATCATTCACAATACCTTTAGCAACCCTAGTCTTTTTCTTTGAATTAAATATCCGCAAAAATATTTCTTTGTATCAAGTTGCCAAATTATTCTTTGCGGGAGGAACCTTGGCGATTCTATCGTCACTCTTTTTGTTCAGTATCGTTGATGGTTTTGGTCTAGATGTACTAGGTGCTTCTATTGCTGGAGTCATCGAAGAACCAGGCAAATTAATGGCACTTATACTGGTTGCCAATAATAAAAAATATCCATATATCCTTAATGGATTGCTCTTTGGAGCGGCCATTGGTGCTGGATTTGCTGCATTTGAATCGGCGGGCTATGCGTTCAGTATATTCTTAGGCTCTTTCTATGAAAGTCTACAAGAGCACTACTTTGACTTAGCTTGGATTAGCAATGCCATGTTGGAAAACATCACGATAAGAGGTTTGCTTGCTCCTTTTAGCCATATTGTCTGGACGTCGATCAGTAGTGCCGCAATCTGGAAGATTAAAAGGAATAATAAATTTAAAGCTTCGATGCTAAACCAATCTACTTTTATGAAAGTCTTTATGGCATCAGTCATTCTTCATATGCTTTGGAATAGTGGATTTCGACTTTTAGGAATAGACTGGTTAATGCAAATTGCTATTGGCTTAGTTGGTTGGTCAATCGTTTTTGGGATAGTGAACGAAGGATTAGTTCAAATAAAAAGAATAAAATATCCGCGAGCAGCATATTTAAAAAATAAACAAAGACGAGATGAACTAACAAAAAAGCAGAGTCAAGACACGTGA
- the bchB gene encoding ferredoxin:protochlorophyllide reductase (ATP-dependent) subunit B, which translates to MKLAYWMYAGPAHIGTLRVASSFKNVHAIMHAPLGDDYFNVMRSMLEREKDFTPVTASIVDRNVLARGSQEKVVDNIVRKDREERPDLIVLTPTCTSSILQEDLENFVSRAQLDAKGDVLLADVNHYRVNELQAADRTLQQIVEYYIKKARKKEDLDTEKTENPSVNIIGISTLGFHNNHDIRELRKLMADLGIEVNLVIPDKASVHDLKKLPKAWFNFIPYRELGHGTAKYLEEEFGMPYVDITPMGVVETAQCVRSIQRVLNDRGVAINYEDFIDEQTLYVSQAAWFSRSIDCQNLTGKKAVVFGDNTHAAAMTKILTREMGIHVVLAGTYCKYDEDWFRQEVGDYCDDILVSEDHGEIADAIARLEPAAIFGTQMERHVGKRLNIPCGVIAAPIHIQNFPVGYRPFLGYEGTNQLADLVYNSFTLGMEDHLLEIFGGHDTKEVITQTMTADGDLSWTAEAQGQLNKIPGFVRGKVKRNTEKFARERGFAEISLEVLYAAKEAVGA; encoded by the coding sequence ATGAAACTCGCCTATTGGATGTACGCTGGTCCTGCTCATATTGGGACTTTAAGGGTTGCCAGTTCTTTTAAGAATGTTCATGCAATTATGCACGCACCATTAGGCGATGATTATTTTAATGTGATGCGATCAATGTTGGAGCGGGAAAAAGACTTTACGCCTGTGACAGCAAGTATTGTTGACCGGAATGTTTTGGCGCGTGGTTCCCAAGAGAAGGTTGTCGATAATATTGTCAGAAAAGATCGAGAAGAACGTCCAGATCTTATTGTCCTCACCCCCACCTGTACGTCTAGTATTTTGCAAGAAGATCTTGAAAATTTTGTTTCTCGTGCTCAGCTCGATGCCAAAGGAGATGTGCTTTTAGCCGATGTTAACCACTATCGAGTCAATGAGTTGCAAGCTGCCGACCGTACATTGCAGCAAATTGTTGAGTATTACATTAAAAAAGCGCGGAAAAAAGAAGATTTAGACACAGAAAAAACGGAAAATCCTTCCGTCAATATTATTGGTATTTCAACACTCGGTTTTCATAACAATCACGACATCCGTGAGCTGAGAAAACTGATGGCTGATTTAGGCATTGAAGTTAATCTTGTGATTCCGGATAAAGCTTCTGTTCATGATTTGAAAAAGTTGCCAAAAGCTTGGTTTAACTTTATTCCTTACCGTGAACTGGGCCATGGAACGGCGAAATATCTAGAAGAAGAATTTGGAATGCCCTATGTAGATATTACGCCGATGGGTGTAGTGGAAACAGCACAGTGTGTCCGCAGTATTCAACGGGTACTGAATGATCGCGGAGTCGCGATTAATTACGAAGATTTCATTGATGAGCAAACACTCTATGTTTCCCAGGCAGCATGGTTTAGTCGCTCTATTGATTGCCAGAATTTAACAGGGAAAAAAGCCGTTGTGTTTGGGGACAATACCCATGCCGCAGCAATGACGAAAATCCTCACGCGGGAAATGGGTATCCATGTCGTTCTAGCGGGAACTTACTGTAAATATGATGAGGACTGGTTCCGGCAAGAAGTAGGCGATTATTGTGATGACATTCTTGTTAGTGAGGATCATGGGGAAATTGCTGATGCGATCGCCCGATTAGAACCAGCAGCAATTTTCGGGACGCAAATGGAACGCCATGTGGGCAAGCGTCTAAATATTCCCTGTGGCGTGATTGCAGCACCAATTCACATTCAGAATTTCCCAGTAGGCTACCGTCCATTCCTTGGGTATGAAGGGACAAACCAATTGGCAGACCTTGTCTATAATTCTTTCACATTGGGTATGGAGGATCACCTCCTTGAAATCTTTGGTGGTCACGATACAAAAGAAGTGATTACCCAAACCATGACAGCAGATGGCGATCTGAGCTGGACTGCGGAAGCACAAGGCCAACTCAATAAAATTCCTGGATTTGTGCGAGGTAAAGTGAAGCGCAATACTGAAAAATTTGCTCGGGAACGAGGCTTTGCTGAGATTTCCCTTGAGGTCTTATATGCCGCCAAAGAAGCAGTTGGTGCATAG
- a CDS encoding RNA methyltransferase: MLTSLQNPLIKDFRKLQKSRERRLRGLCLLEGTNLVEAAIANNLAFSTVLFTEAWAERYPGLRQKLTGDRLELVSPELLQKVATTVNPDGIVASFQSALVQRHPPAMLQLGVAIERLQDPGNLGTIIRTAAATSVDALLLSPDSVNPENPKVLRASVGAWFQTPTIVCSDFAAQIQTYRQQGMQAIATLPNASKTFWDVDWRRPSLILLGNEGAGLSDEIASLADEQVTIPMAQGVESLNAAIACSLLLYEAQRQNR, translated from the coding sequence ATGCTAACGAGTTTACAAAATCCTCTGATTAAGGACTTTCGTAAGTTACAAAAGAGCCGCGAGAGGCGACTACGGGGTCTTTGCCTTCTAGAGGGAACAAATTTAGTAGAGGCAGCGATCGCCAATAATCTCGCATTTTCGACGGTTCTGTTTACGGAAGCTTGGGCAGAAAGATATCCAGGTTTACGGCAAAAGTTAACGGGCGATCGCCTCGAATTAGTTTCACCGGAACTTTTGCAAAAAGTCGCGACGACGGTAAACCCGGATGGCATTGTTGCCAGTTTTCAGAGTGCTTTAGTTCAGCGACACCCCCCAGCAATGTTGCAATTAGGTGTTGCGATTGAACGGCTCCAAGATCCAGGGAATTTGGGGACAATTATTCGGACAGCAGCCGCAACTTCTGTGGATGCGTTGCTACTAAGTCCTGACAGCGTAAATCCTGAGAATCCAAAGGTTTTGCGGGCATCAGTGGGAGCATGGTTTCAAACGCCGACAATTGTATGCTCAGATTTTGCGGCGCAAATTCAGACTTATCGTCAACAAGGAATGCAGGCGATCGCTACCCTGCCCAACGCATCAAAAACCTTTTGGGATGTGGATTGGAGGCGTCCGAGCTTGATTTTGCTAGGTAATGAAGGAGCAGGACTATCAGACGAAATTGCTAGTCTTGCAGATGAACAAGTGACGATTCCGATGGCGCAAGGCGTGGAATCTCTCAACGCGGCGATCGCCTGTTCTCTATTACTCTACGAAGCCCAGCGGCAAAACCGATAG
- the murA gene encoding UDP-N-acetylglucosamine 1-carboxyvinyltransferase, which produces MVEDRPINISAPVNAQTEAPEKSETVLKIEGGHSLSGEVRISGAKNSALAIMAGTILCSDECRLTNIPDLADIKRMSEVIRALGVGITASPGTLDFDARHLSTSEAPYDLVSKLRASFFIIGPLLARMGEAQVPLPGGCAIGARPVDLHVRGLRAMGAEVIIEHGVVHATVKGSRRKLKGAKIYLDYPSVGATETLMMAATLAEGQTIIENAAQEPEVVDLADFCRSMGATIIGDGSNKIVIQGCDRLHSTDYPIIPDRIEAGTFLVAGAITQSAFSIFPVIPAHLLPVIAKLKETGTNVIEEAPNRLRLQPQGLRATDIETLPYPGFPTDMQAQFMALLTLCEGSSVVTETVFENRMHHVAELSRMGAAIKIKGNNAIISGVPFLSGAPVMATDLRASAALVLAGLAAEGTTTMHGIHHMDRGYDDLEGKFKALGAKIERLTAIETE; this is translated from the coding sequence ATGGTGGAGGATCGACCCATTAACATTTCTGCTCCCGTCAACGCACAAACCGAAGCTCCTGAGAAATCTGAAACAGTTCTAAAAATCGAAGGTGGACACTCCCTAAGTGGAGAAGTTCGGATTAGCGGGGCGAAAAATTCCGCCCTCGCAATCATGGCTGGCACCATTCTCTGTAGTGATGAATGTCGCCTCACGAACATTCCAGATCTCGCTGATATTAAGCGAATGAGTGAGGTAATTCGAGCGTTAGGCGTTGGGATTACAGCAAGCCCCGGAACCCTTGATTTTGATGCAAGACATTTAAGCACTTCTGAAGCTCCCTACGATCTCGTCTCAAAGTTGCGAGCCAGCTTTTTCATTATTGGCCCTCTACTCGCCAGAATGGGTGAAGCTCAGGTTCCTCTGCCGGGTGGCTGTGCGATCGGTGCGCGTCCTGTTGATCTCCATGTTCGTGGTTTGCGGGCAATGGGTGCAGAAGTCATTATTGAACATGGTGTCGTTCACGCAACGGTTAAGGGCAGTCGCCGTAAACTCAAAGGCGCAAAAATCTACTTAGATTACCCTAGCGTTGGTGCGACTGAAACTTTGATGATGGCGGCGACCCTCGCTGAAGGCCAAACCATCATTGAAAATGCAGCACAAGAGCCTGAAGTTGTTGACCTTGCAGATTTTTGCCGCTCCATGGGCGCAACAATTATCGGTGACGGCAGCAACAAAATTGTCATTCAAGGATGCGATCGCCTCCACAGCACAGATTACCCAATCATCCCAGACCGCATTGAAGCAGGTACATTCCTCGTTGCTGGTGCGATTACTCAGTCTGCCTTCAGTATTTTCCCTGTCATTCCTGCTCACCTCCTTCCCGTCATTGCGAAGCTTAAAGAGACAGGCACAAACGTAATTGAAGAGGCTCCAAATCGTCTCCGTTTACAACCCCAAGGATTACGCGCTACAGATATTGAGACCCTCCCTTATCCTGGCTTCCCCACAGATATGCAGGCGCAATTCATGGCGTTATTAACCCTCTGTGAAGGCAGTAGTGTTGTCACTGAAACAGTATTTGAAAACCGGATGCACCACGTTGCAGAATTGAGTCGTATGGGTGCTGCAATCAAGATTAAAGGCAACAATGCAATTATTAGCGGTGTTCCTTTCCTCTCTGGTGCTCCTGTAATGGCTACAGATTTACGAGCTTCGGCTGCATTGGTCTTGGCTGGTCTTGCCGCAGAAGGCACAACCACCATGCATGGCATTCATCACATGGATCGTGGTTATGATGACCTCGAAGGTAAATTCAAGGCATTAGGTGCGAAGATCGAGCGTTTGACTGCTATTGAAACTGAATAG
- the thiC gene encoding phosphomethylpyrimidine synthase, producing MRADWVAKRQGQGNVSQMHYARKGIITEEMDYVAKRENLPGDLIRDEVARGRMIIPANINHTNLEPMAIGIASKCKVNANIGASPNSSEINEELEKMHLAVKYGADTIMDLSTGGGNLDEIRTAIINASPVPIGTVPIYQALESVHGEMSNLTANDFLHIIEKHAQQGVDYMTIHAGILIEHLPLVRNRITGIVSRGGGILARWMMHHHKQNPLYTHYADIIEIFKRYDVSFSLGDSLRPGCTHDASDDAQLAELKTLGQLTRRAWEDDIQVMVEGPGHVPMDQIEFNVRKQMEECSEAPFYVLGPLVTDIAPGYDHITSAIGAAMAGWYGTAMLCYVTPKEHLGLPNAEDVRNGLIAYKIAAHAADIARHRPGARDRDDELSAARYNFDWDKQFELSLDPERAREYHDETLPADIYKTAEFCSMCGPKFCPMQTKVDADALTELEKYLASTSSTEELAKA from the coding sequence ATGAGAGCTGATTGGGTTGCCAAACGGCAAGGTCAAGGTAATGTTTCGCAGATGCACTACGCACGCAAAGGCATCATTACCGAAGAGATGGATTATGTTGCAAAGCGGGAAAACCTTCCCGGCGATCTAATCCGAGACGAAGTGGCGCGTGGACGGATGATTATTCCCGCGAATATTAACCACACAAACTTGGAACCGATGGCGATCGGCATTGCCTCCAAGTGCAAAGTCAACGCAAACATCGGTGCATCACCAAACTCTTCTGAAATTAATGAAGAACTAGAAAAGATGCATCTCGCCGTGAAATATGGCGCAGACACCATCATGGACCTCTCTACTGGTGGCGGTAACCTCGATGAAATTCGTACAGCCATTATCAATGCTTCTCCCGTGCCTATCGGAACAGTGCCTATTTATCAAGCACTCGAAAGCGTCCATGGCGAAATGTCGAACCTGACTGCCAACGATTTTCTCCACATCATCGAGAAGCACGCGCAGCAAGGTGTGGACTATATGACCATCCATGCTGGGATTTTGATCGAGCATCTTCCTCTCGTACGCAATCGCATTACAGGTATTGTGTCCCGTGGCGGTGGTATTTTGGCTCGCTGGATGATGCACCACCATAAGCAAAATCCTCTCTACACTCACTACGCTGACATTATCGAAATTTTCAAGCGTTATGATGTGTCCTTCAGTTTGGGTGATTCTCTACGTCCGGGTTGTACTCATGATGCTTCGGACGATGCTCAGCTCGCAGAACTGAAGACTCTTGGTCAACTCACTCGCCGCGCATGGGAAGATGACATTCAAGTGATGGTGGAAGGCCCCGGTCACGTCCCCATGGATCAGATCGAGTTTAATGTGCGTAAGCAAATGGAAGAGTGTTCTGAAGCGCCTTTCTATGTGCTTGGGCCTTTGGTTACTGATATCGCCCCCGGCTATGACCACATCACTTCGGCGATTGGTGCAGCAATGGCTGGCTGGTACGGCACTGCGATGCTTTGCTACGTTACGCCCAAAGAACACCTCGGTCTACCTAATGCTGAAGATGTTCGTAATGGTTTAATCGCTTATAAAATTGCAGCCCACGCCGCAGATATTGCTCGCCATCGTCCTGGCGCGCGCGATCGCGATGATGAACTCTCGGCAGCACGTTACAACTTTGATTGGGATAAGCAGTTTGAATTGTCTCTCGATCCTGAGCGTGCTCGCGAATATCACGATGAAACTCTTCCCGCAGATATCTACAAAACTGCTGAGTTCTGCTCCATGTGTGGACCTAAGTTCTGCCCCATGCAAACCAAAGTTGATGCCGATGCATTAACCGAACTTGAGAAGTATCTCGCTAGTACATCTTCAACAGAAGAATTAGCAAAAGCTTAA